The stretch of DNA GGCCGCGGATGCGGGCGGGCCTGCACGGCATCGAGGTGCGCAACATCGTCGGCACCCGCCTGTTCGAGTGGGACGACGTGCTGGCGATCAGCTTCCCGGACGGTGCCTCGTGGGCCCGCCTGGAACTGGCCGACGACGAGTACGCACCGGTGATGGCGATCCAGTCCAGTGACGGAGCAAGCGCCGTGCAGGCGATGCGCGACCTGCGTGAGCTGCGCAGGCAGGTGGACGCGGTGCGCGGTGGTGAGCAGCAGGAATCCCAGCGGGAATCGCAGTCCGGCGGGGACGACGCCGCGGCCGCGCGATCCGATCAGGACGAGCAAGGCTGAACGCCGCCGTGCGCGGTGCGTGAACGGCTGTCGAGCGGCGCGGTCCGGCCATGAAAAAGGTGCCCGGAAGTCGTTTCCGGGCACCTTCTCCGCGATCTCTCAGGCACGCGACCTGTGGAAGATCAGGCGGTAGATGATGAGCAGGATCAGCGAACCGATCACCGCCCACACGAAGCTCATCAGGTTGAACCCGGTGACGCCGGCTCCGCCGCCGAAGTTCGTGCCCAGCCAGCCGCCGAGCAGGCCGCCGACCACGCCGATCACGATCGTGAGAATGATGCCGCCGGGGTCCTTGCCCGGCAGAATGAACTTGGCGATCGCGCCCGCGATCAGACCGAAGATGATCCAGCTCAGGATTCCCACGGTGTCCTCCTTCCGGTTCACGCGCCGCTCGCGGCACGCTCGTCTCGCACACATCGGACTACCCGAGCGGTGATGGATCAACCGTGATCTATACCCCGTTCGGGTGATCGCCAACGGTACTTTCGATCTCGTGGCGAAACCTCGCCCGGTCGCCCGGCGGCTGCGGACGCCGCGAGCGGGTGCGGGACAATGGGGAGAGCGTCGAGCACCGGACGCGTCGGCGCAGCCGGTGCGGTGGCTGGCGGTGCGGCAACTGGAGGAGGAGATCGTGAGCGTTGCCCCGGAGCGAAACCTGCGGCTGGTCCGGGACGAGCCCCGCGAACCCGCGGTGCGGCTCGGCGACATCCCGCTGCGCAACCGCATGGTCACCGCCTCCAGCCTGCTCGGCTACGGCGTGTCCAACGCGAAGCTGGTGCCCTACGGGATGAGCCCGATCTCGCGGTTCGTCCCGCTGGAGCGGTTCGGCGCGGTCACCACCCGCACGGTCACCGTCGAGCCCCGCGAGGGCCACTTCACGACGCAGGACGTGTGGCCGCTGCACGAGCTGCCCGCGCTGCTCAAGCGCTACGGGCAGGCGCTGCGGCAGGTCGACGGCGGCTGGCTCAACGCGTTCGGCTGGTGCAACGTCGGCATCGACGCCTACCTGCGGGACTACTACCCGCGCACTCGCGAGCAGAACACGATCATCTCGGTGGGCGGGTTCTCCGCCGCGGAGTTCGTCACGCTCGTGGACAAGATCAACGCGGCGGTGCCCGCGGGGGAAATCGCCGCGGTCGAGTTCAACGTCTCCTGCCACAACGTGAACTTCGACTTCAACGCCATCATCGAGTCGGTGCTGGCCGAAGCGGTGCCGCGCAGCGCGCACCCGGTGATCCTGAAGCTGTCCCCGGACTACGACTACCTCGGTCACGCCCGGCTGGCCGCCCGGCACGGCGTCTCGGCGCTGACCGCGATCAACACCCTGAAGGGCCTGCGGCTGGACCCGGAAACGGGGGAACCGTTGCTGCGCAACGGTTTCGGCGGGCTGTCCGGCCGGGCGATCAAGCCGGTCGGGCTGCGGGTGGTCAAGGAGCTGCGCGACGCCGGGGTGACGCTGCCGATCATCGCGACCGGCGGCATCCGCAGCTTCGACGACTGCCGCGAGTACTTCTGGGCCGGTGCGGACGCGGTGAGCATGGGCAGCGCGAGCTGGTTCGCCAGCTACCCCGGCTACGCTCTGTCGCCGGTGCACGCCGCGCGGATCCGCGCCGTGCTGCGGCGCATCGAGCACTACGAGCCGCCGCGTCGCTGATCACCGGTTCGGCCGCTGCCGGGACCGGCTTGCCGCGATCCGCTCAACGCTGCGGGTCTCCTGCCGCACGACCGGCGCCCCTGCGCGAACCGCTTTCCGCGCTCCCGGACGCGCGCCCGGAATGTGTTGATCAACGGGAAATTCCGATCGGATGAAGATCCTCGACACGTCACGGGCAGAGACCGTTGACTTGCTGTGACGATCAACATCCGGAGGGGGACGATGATGTCGGGATACGGGACGTTCGGCAGCAGCCTGCGCGACCTGCCGCGGCTGCGGCAGTCCAAGCGGGGCCGGGTGTCGAGCTGGGACCGCACCGGCGGCAACACCGACAGCATCCGGCTCGCGCCGGGGGAGAGCCGGGAACTGGCCAACTTGGACGGTCCCGGCGCGGTCACGCACATCTGGTGCACCGTCGCGGTCGAGGACGGCGGGTTGCGGCCCGAGGTGGAGGGCGACTACCTGCGCAGGCTCGTGCTCAAGATCACCTGGGACGATTCGCCGCACCCGAGCGTGCTGGTGCCGCTGGGGGACTTCTTCGGCATCGGCCACGGCCGCACCGAGAACTTCGTGTCCGCACCGCTGCAGATGAGCCCGCAGGACGGCAAGGGCTTCAACTGCTGGTTCGCGATGCCCTTCGCCGCCGGTGCCCGGTTCGAGCTGATCAGCGAGATGAGCCGGAAACCGGTGATCTTCTACTACTACATCGACTACGAGCGGTACTGCCGCGCCGACCCCGAACTCGGCTACTTCCACGCGCAGTGGCGCCGGGAGAACCCGGCCGACGGCGTCGAGCAGGGCGAGCAGACCAACGACGAGTTCCTGTTCGGCGGCACCAACCTCGACGGCGCGGGCAACTACGTGCTGCTGGAGGCCGAAGGCCGCGGGCACTACGTCGGCTCCGTGCTCAACGTGCACAACCTGCGCTCGACCACCGACTGGAACTGGTACGGCGAGGGCGATGACATGATCTTCATCGACGGGGAGCCCTGGCCGCCGCGGCTGCACGGCACCGGCACCGAGGACTACTTCAACACCGCGTGGTGTCCCAGCCAGCCGTACCAGGCGCCCTACCACGGCCTGACGCTGCCGGGCGGGCCGAACTGGAGCGGGCAGGTCTCCTACTACCGGTTCCACGTGGAGGATCCGGTCACCTTCGACGAGTCGATCAGCGTCACGATCGAGCACGGGCACGCCAACAAGCGCTCCGACGACATCTCCTCGGTCGCCTACTGGTACCAGACCCTGCCGTCGAAGCCGTTCGGCCTGCCGCCGGTCCACGACCGGCTCCCGCGCCCGCTCTGACTCCCGGCTCACTCCTGGTGAAGCCACGTGCGGGGAGAGATCACTCGGTGTCGGAGTCGAGCGAGGCCCTGCCGTGCACCGCCAGCGCCCAGATCACCGCCACGTCCACCGCGATGATCAGCAGCGACCACAGCGGCTGGTACGGGATGAACAGGAAGTTGCCGAGCGCGCTCAGCGCCACGATCACGATGCCCGCGATCCGCGCCCAAGCCGCACCGCCCAGCAACGCCAGCCCGGTCGCCGCGACCAGCACTCCCAGGCCCAAGTGCGCCCAGCCCCATGCACCGACGTTGTAGCTGAACACGTAATCGCCGGTCACGGCGTAGACCGGGCCCTGCAGCAGCACGGCCGTCGACACGATGACGTGGAACACGCCGATGATCACCATCAGCACGCTCGCGAACAGCGCGAGACCGTCCGCCAGGCCGCCGGCCGGACGGCCGACTGCGTGGAAACCCCGATGTCCGAGCTGAGCCATCCCGATCACCCCTCCGGCGTTCGCACCTGGGTCCGAGTGGACCTCGACCGGCCGAGGTGACCAAGGGGCGAAGGTCCTCGCGCGCCGCGATGGGCGTGACGGGGAGTGTCGGCCGCGCACGTAGGGTGGAGCCGTGGCCGACCCGTCGACATACCGACCCGCCCCAGGCACGATCCCGGACGCGCCCGGCGTGTACCGGTTCCACGATGCCGAGGGCCGGGTCATCTACGTCGGCAAGGCGAAAAGCCTGCGCAGCAGGTTGTCGAACTACTTCGCGGACCTGTCCGGGCTGCACCCGCGCACCCGCCGGATGGTCACCACCGCGACCGGGGTGCGCTGGACCGTGGTCGGCACCGAGGTCGAGGCGCTGCAGCTGGAGTACTCCTGGATCAAGGAGTACGACCCGCGGTTCAACGTCCGCTACCGCGACGACAAGACCTACCCGGTGCTGGCCGTGACGCTGCACGAGGAGTACCCGCGGCTGCACGTCTACCGCGGTCCGCGGCGCAAGGGCGTGCGCTACTTCGGCCCCTACGCGCACGCCTGGGCGATCCGGGAGACGCTGGACATGCTGCTGCGCGTGTTCCCGGCGCGGACCTGCTCGAACACCGTGTTCAAGCGGCACGGGCAGATCGGGCGGCCCTGCCTGCTGGGCTACATCGGCAAATGCTCCGCGCCGTGCGTCGACCGGGTCAGCGCCGAGGAGCACCGGTCCATCGTGGACGATTTCTGCGATTTCCTGTCCGGGCGCACCGACACCTTGATGCGCAAGCTGGACAAGGAGATGCAGCGGGCTTCCGAGCAGCTGGAGTTCGAGCGCGCCGCCCGGCTGCGCGACGACCTCGAAGCGCTGCGCCGGGCGATGGAGAAGCAGGCCGTGGTGCTCGGCGACGGCACCGACGCCGACGTGATCGCCTTCGCCGAGGACGAGCTCGCCGCCGCGGTGCAGGTCTTCCACATCCGCGGCGGCCGGGTCCGCGGCCAGCGCGGCTGGGTGATCGACAAGGTGGACGACACCAGCACCGCCGCGCTGACCGGGCAGTTCCTCAGCCAGTTCTACGGCGAGCAGGCCGCGCTGGCCGATCAGGCCGACGCGGGCGGTACGCCGGTGCCGCGCGAGGTGCTGGTGCCGGAACTGCCCGAGGACTCCGAGGCGCTGGCGCAGTGGCTCGGCGGCCTGCGCGGCAGCAAGGTGCACCTGCGCGTTCCGCAGCGCGGCGACAAGCGCACCCTGATGGAGACCGTCGAGCGCAACGCCAAGGAGGCGTTCGCCCAGTACAAGCTGCGCCGCGCAGGCGATCTCACCGCCCGCTCGGCCGCGCTGCAGGAGCTGCAGGAGGCGCTGGCGCTGGACAGCGCACCGCTGCGGATCGAATGCGTCGACGTCAGCCACGTGCAGGGCAGCGACGTGGTGGCCTCGCTGGTGGTGTTCGAGGACGGGGTGCCGCGCAAGTCCGAGTACCGCCGGTTCTCGGTGCGCGAAGGCGCCGAGGGCGGTGACGTCGGCTCGATCGACGAGGTGGTCCGGCGGAGGTTCGCCCGGTACCTGAAGGAAGCCTCGGCCGAGGCGGGTCCCGATGCCGCGCCGGAGAACGACGGCGAATCCGCCACCGGCGGTTCGACCGGCGCCGAAGCGGCGCAACCGGACGGCGAGGCCGTGCGACCGGACGGTGCGGCGGGGGCCGACGAGGCCGCGGACTCCGCACCCGGCATCGACCCGGAGACCGGCCGCCCGCGCAAGTTCGCCTACCCGCCGAACCTGCTGGTCATCGACGGCGGCGCGGCGCAGGCCAACGCCGCAGCGGACGCGCTGGCCGAACTCGGCATCACCGACGTGGCGGTGATCGGCCTGGCCAAGCGGCTCGAAGAGGTGTGGCTGCCCGCCGAGCCGGACCCGGTCGTCCTGCCGCGCACCAGCGAAGCGCTGTACCTGCTGCAGCGGGTGCGCGACGAGGCGCACCGGTTCGCGATCAGCTACCACCGCAAGAAGCGCTCGAAGCGGCTCAGCTCCTCGGAGCTGGATTCGGTACCCGGGCTGGGGCAGACCCGCAAGACCGCGCTGCTCAAGCACTTCGGCTCGGTGCGCAAGCTCAAGCAGGCGGGGGTTCAGGAGATCATGGCGGTGCCCGGCTTCGGCAGGCGCACCGCGGAGAGCGTGCACGCGGCCCTGGCCGGCCGGGCAGGGGCAAGCGGGGGAGACACCGGCACTGAAGGGGAGAGTCAGTGAGTGAGGAGCAGTCGGGCATCGAGGTCGCCGTGGTCAGCGGCCTCTCCGGCGCCGGGCGCAGCACGGCCGCGAAATGCCTGGAGGACCTGGGCTGGTTCGTGGTGGACAACCTGCCGCCGGAGCTGATCGCGACGATGGTGGAGCTGGGGGCGCGCTCCAGCGGCGCGATCACCCGCGTCGCGGTGGTGATGGACGTGCGCAGCCGCGCGTTCACCGAGGACCTCGGCTCGGTGATCAAGGACCTGGACGCGCGCGGCTACAAGCCGAAGGTGCTGTTCCTGGAGGCCACCGACGAGGTGCTGATCCGCCGCTTCGAGCAGGTGCGCCGCGGACATCCGCTGCAGGGCGAGGGCAGGCTGGCCGACGGCATCGCCGCCGAGCGGTCGCTGCTGTCCCGGTTGCGTTCGGAGGCCGACCTGGTCGTGGACACCACCGGGATATCGGTGCACCAGCTGCGCACCAAGATCGAGGACGCGTTCGGCAGCGAGGCCGAGACCCGCACCCGCGTGACCGTGCTGTCCTTCGGCTACAAGTACGGCCTGCCGATGGACGCCGACCTGGTGATGGACTGCCGGTTCCTGCCGAACCCGTTCTGGATCCCGGAACTGCGCGAGTTCACCGGCCTCGACGAGGAGGTGCGCAACTACGTGCTCGGCCAGGAGGGCGCCGAGGAGTTCCTGCGCAGCTACCAGGACCTGCTGCGGCTGGTCGGCGCCGGCTACCACCGCGAGGGCAAGCGGTACCTGACGCTGGCGCTGGGTTGCACCGGTGGCAAGCACCGCAGCGTCTCCCTGGTGGAGGAGATGGCCCGCAGACTCGCCGACGACGAGGGGATGATGGTCAAAACGGTGCATCGGGATCTGGGGCGCGAGTGACGGGACGGCCACCCCGCACCTCGGACGAGCGAACACCGGACGGGCAGGCGTCGGAGAACGCAGCGCCGGAGGGCCCAACACCCGAGACCCCAGCGCCGGACGGCTCGGCGCCGCGCGACTCAGCACCGCACGACCCGGCACCGGACGACCCGGCCGCCGACCGGCCGCTGCGCGCGGTCGCGCTCGGCGGCGGCCACGGCCTGCAGGCCACGCTCGGCGCGCTGAGCCGCCTCACCGCCGACGTGACCGCCGTGGTCACCGTCGCCGACGACGGCGGCTCCTCCGGCAGGCTGCGCCGCGAACTCGGCATGTTGCCACCCGGTGACCTGCGCAAAGCCCTCGCGGCGCTGGCCGCGCCGGACGAGGGCGGGCGGCTGTGGTCGGAGGTGTTCCAGCACCGCTTCGGCGGCAACGGCGCGCTGGCCGGGCACGCGGTGGGCAACCTGCTGCTGGCGGGGCTGCTGGACGTGCTCGGCGACCCGGTGCAGGTGCTCGAGCACGCCTCCCGGCTGATCGGTGCGCGCGGCCGGGTGCTGCCGATGTCGACCGAGCCGCTGGACATGGAGGCCGAGGTCGTCGGCCTCGACGCGGACCCGGCGGCGGTGCGCACCATCCGCGGCCAGGTGGCGATCGCCAGCACTCCCGGCCGGGTCCGCAAGGTCCGGCTGGCCGCCACCAACGGCGACTGGCGCACCCCGACGGCCTGCCCGGCCGCGGTGCAGGCGGTGCACGACGCCGATGTGGTGCTGCTCGGTCCGGGTTCGTGGTTCACCAGCGTGCTGCCGCACGTGCTGGTGCCGGAATTGCACGACGCGTTGGTGCACACCTCGGCGCGTCGCGTCGTGCTGCTCAACCTCGTCCCCCAACCTGGCGAGACCGCGGGGTTCTCACCCGAACAGCACCTGGACGTACTCTCGCAACACGCGCCCCGGATCACCGTGGACGCAGTGCTGGCCGACGCCGGTTCGGTGCCCACACCTGATCGGCTTCGCGCTGCGGCGGCGGGGCTGGGTGCGCAAACTCTGCTCGACAAGGTCGCCTCGCCCGGCGAGCCGGGCAGGCACGACCCGGAAGCGCTCGCGGCGAGCCTGGCGGCCGCGTTGGAGAGGAGGACTGACCGGTGGCGATGACCGCGGCGGTCAAGGACGAGTTGAGCCGGTTGCCGGTGAGCAAGACGTGCTGCCGCAGATCCGAGGTCTCCTCGCTGCTGCGCTTCGCCGGCGGATTGCACATCGTCGCCGGCCGCGTGGTGGTGGAGGCCGAACTGGACAGCGGGTCCACGGCGCGCAGGTTGCGCAAGGAGATCCACGAGCTGTTCGGGCACCACTCCGACGTGCACATGATCACCTCCGGCGGGCTGCGCAAGGGCACCCGCTACGTGGTGCGGGTGGTCAAGGACGGCGAGAGCCTCGCGCGCCAGACCGGATTGCTGGACCCGCGGGGCAGGCCGGTGCGGGGACTTCCCGCGCACGTGGTCTCCGGCGGTGCGTGCGATTCGGAATCGGCGTGGCGCGGTGCCTTCCTGGCGCACGGTTCGCTGACCGAGCCGGGCCGGTCGTCCTCGATGGAGGTCACCTGCCCCGGGCCGGAGGCGGCGCTGGCGCTGGTCGGCGCGGCGCGGCGGCTCGGGGTGCAGGCCAAGTCCCGCGAGGTGCGCGGCGCGGATCGGGTGGTGGTCCGCGACGGCGACGCGATCGGCGCGCTGCTGACCAAGCTCGGCGCGCACTCCAGCGTGCTGTCCTGGGAGGAGCGGCGGATGCGCCGCGAGGTGCGGGCCACCGCGAACCGGCTGGCGAACTTCGACGACGCGAACCTGCGCCGCTCGGCGCGCGCCGCGGTGGCCGCGGCCGCGCGGGTGCAGCGGGCGCTGGACGTGCTCGGGCCGACCGCCCCGGATCACCTGCTGGTGGCGGGCAGGCTGCGGCTGGCGCACCGGCAGGCATCGCTGGAGGAGCTGGGCCAGCTCGCGGACCCGCCGATGACCAAGGACGCGGTGGCCGGGCGGATCCGCAGGCTGCTGGCGATGGCCGACAAGCGCGCCCGCGAACTCGGCCTGCCGGACACCGAGTCCGCCGTCACACAGGAAATGCTCGAAGCCGAAGTCTGACTCGACTTCCCCGAGCGAACGGTTCCGGCCGAACTGTTCCGGCCGAACTGTTCCGGCCGAACTGCTCTGAGCGAACGGACCGTTGGTCCCAATAGATTGGGCGAACGGTCCGTTCACTTCCGGCGAACTCGCGTCGCGGGGGGCTCGTCCGAGCACTTCGGCGACATGCCCGGGCATCATCCGATCCGGGCTGAACGTTCTGAGCGAACGGACCGTTGGTCCCAATAGATCGGGCGAGCGGTCCGTTCACTCGGAAACGGGTGGGTCATTTGTTGTAGACGGCCACGTAGTCGACCTTCATCGGGTGGCCGGGCTCGGTGGCGTCGGTGGGCGTGGTGATGCCGGAGTTCTTGTCCGGGAACTGCCCGCCGATGGCGACGTTGAGCAGCACGAAGTAGCCGTCGTGCGAGGTCATCCGCTGCCAGGCGGCGTCGCCGACCTCCGATTGCTTGACCGAGTGGTACTGCTGCCCGTCGACGTACCAGCGGAGTTCCTCGTCGTCGGTGCTGCGGTCCCACTCGAAGGAATACGTGTGGAAGCCCGATTGGCAGGTCGAGTCCGGGCATTCCCGGCTGCCGACCCGCCCGTCGGTCTCGTTGCAGGCGCCGCCCGGGGAAACATCGCAGTGCAGCACGCCGTACACGCGGTTCTCGGCGTTGACGTTCTCCATCAGGTCGAACTCGCCGACGCCGGGCCAGCTGTAGAGGTCGGTCTTGTACGGCGAGCCGAGCGCCCAGAACGCGGGCCAGTAGCCCAGCGCCTTGTCCGCGGGCACGTCCGGCATCTGCACCCGGCTCTCGATGCGCACCACCCCGCCCTCGGCGGCTTTGAAGTCGGCGCGCTCGGTCTCGATCCGCGACGAGGTCCAGTTGCCCGCGTCGTCCTTCAGCGGCGTGATCACCAGGTTGCCGTCGCCGTCCTGGCTGAGGTTGGCGGGATCGGCGGTGTAGTTCTGGATCTCCCCGGTGCCCCAGTTCTCCGGCCCGCCCGGGTAGCCGTGCCCGGTGTCGATCTTCCAGTCCGGACCCGGCGAGGAGCCCGCGGCGCCGGTGAAGTCGTCGCTGAAGGTCGTCGTCCAGCCGTCACCGGGCGGCGGGACGTCCGCACCGGCGGGTGCGGTGGCCAGGGCGGTCAGGCCCAGTCCGGCGGCGAGTGCCGCGGCGGCCAGGTTGCGGCCGCGCGGTCGTGCGGGTGCGCGCATGTGCGTTCCTCCGAGTCGGGCCCGGCCGCGCCGGGGAGGCGGAACCGGTGCGCGGAATCGCCGATCATCGATCAGCCTGATCATTCTGGGAGGGCTCGCCGGGGCGGTCGACCGACGGATGTCGCACGTCGGCCCCGCCGAAAGGCACAACCCGCGTACCGCCCGCGTGTTCACCCCGCCGACGCCGCGCCCGCCCGCCTGCGTCGCTGGCCGGGGCATATAGGGTTGCGAGCGAGTCCATCAACCGCTCACCCGCCGCCCAGCGGCAGGGTCAGTTACGAGGAGATAGGCGTGACCGTTCGCGTAGGCATCAACGGCTTCGGTCGCATCGGGCGGAACTTCTGGCGCGCGGCGATGGCCAGTGACCACGACATCGAGGTCGTGGCCGCCAACGACTTGGGCGACGTCGCGACCATGGCCCACCTGCTCAAGTACGACAGCGTCCTCGGGCGCCTGGAGCAGGACGTGAAGGTCACCGGCGAAGGCATCGAGGTGGGCGGCAAGCCGATCAAGATCCTGGCCGAGAAGGACCCGGGCAAGCTGCCCTGGGGCGACCTGGGCGTGGACGTCGTGGTCGAGTCCACCGGCTTTTTCACCAACGCCTCCGACGCCCGCAAGCACGTCGACGAGGGCGGGGCGAAGAAGGTCATCATCTCGGCGCCCGCCAAGAACGAGGACCTGACCGTGGTCCTGGGCGTCAACGACGACAAGTACGACGGCACGCAGACGATCATCTCGAACGCCTCCTGCACCACGAACTGCCTGGCGCCGATGGTCAAGGTGCTCGACGACGCGTTCGGCATCGAGCGCGGCCTGATGACCACCGTGCACGCCTACACCGCGGACCAGAACCTGCAGGACGGCCCGCACAAGGACCTGCGGCGCGCCCGCGCGGCCGCGGTCAACGTGGTGCCGACCAGCACCGGTGCGGCCAAGGCGATCGGCCTGGTGCTGCCGGAGCTCAACGGCAAGCTGGACGGCTACGCGATGCGCGTTCCGGTGCCGACCGGCTCGGTCACCGACCTCACCGCCAACGTGCGCGCCGACGTCACCGCCGAGGACGTCAACGCGGCGTTCCGCGCCGCCGCGGGCGAGGGCAAGCTCAAGGGCGTGCTGCGCTACAGCGAGGACCCGATCGTCTCCAGCGACATCGTCACCGACCCGGCCTCGACCGTGTTCGACGCGCCGCTGACCAAGGTCATCGGCGACCAGGTCAAGATCGTCGGCTGGTACGACAACGAGTGGGGCTACTCCAACCGCATCGCCGACCTGGCGAAGCTGGTCGGTTCCAAGCTGGCCTGACCTGCTCGCTCCGCGGCGCACCGCTCCCGCGAGCCGGGTGCGCCGCTGCCGGGATGCACCGCGGCCGGGACGCGCTGGGGCCAGCGCCGTGCACCGGCCGGAAGATGATGAAGGTCCCGCACGGGCCGGTCGGCCCGTGCGGGACTTCCCACATGAGGAGCAGACGGTGAAGAACCTCGACGATCTGCTGTCCGAGGGTGTCCGGGGCAGGCGCGTGCTGCTGCGCGCGGACCTCAACGTCCCGCTGGACGGCGACAAGATCACCGACGACGGCCGGGTGCGCGCGTCGTTGCCGACGATCGAAAAGCTGATCGGGGCGGGTGCGCGCGTCGTCGTCACCGCCCACCTCGGCCGCCCCAAGGGCGAGCCGGATCCGCAGTTCTCGCTGGCCCCGGTAGCCCGCCGCCTCGGCGAGCTGCTCGGCGCGCACGTCGCCCCGGCGGGCGACGTGGTGGGCGACTCGGCCCGCTCGGTGGTCGACGGGCTCGCCGACGGCTCGGTCGGGCTGCTGGAGAACGTGCGCTTCGACCCGCGCGAGACCAGCAAGGACGATGCCGAGCGCGGTGCGTTCGCCCAGGAGCTGGTCGACCTGATCGGTCCGGACGGAGCGTTCGTCTCGGACGGTTTCGGCGTGGTGCACCGCAAGCAGGCGTCGGTCTACGACGTGGCGAAGCTGCTGCCGGGCTACGCGGGCGGGCTCGTGCTGTCCGAGGTCGACGTGCTGCGCACGCTGACCGGCGACCCGCGGCGGCCGTACGTGGTGGTGCTCGGCGGCTCGAAGGTCTCCGACAAGTTCGGGGTGATCGAGGCGCTGCTGCCGAAGGTGGACAAGCTGCTCATCGGCGGCGGCATGGCCTACACCTTCCTGGCCGCGAAGGGCTACCAGGTCGGCTCCTCGCTGCTGCAGGAGGACCAGCTCGCGGCGACCCGCGAGCTGCTGGAGCGCCACGGCGACAAGCTCGTGCTGCCGGTCGACGTGGTGGCCGCCGACCGGTTCGCCGCCGACGCGCAGGTGCAGGTCGTGGACTCCGGGGCGATCCCGGACGGCTGGATGGGCCTGGACATCGGCCCGCGCAGCGTCGAGCTGTTCGCCGGCGCGCTGCGCTCGGCCGGGACGGTGTTCTGGAACGGCCCGGCGGGCGTGTTCGAGTTCGACGCGTTCGCCGCGGGCACCCGCGGTCTCGCGCAGGCGATCGTGGACTCCGACTCGTTCAGCGTGGTCGGCGGCGGTGACTCCGCGGCCGCGGTGCGCACCCTCGGGTTGCCCGAGGACGGGTTCTCGCACATCTCCACCGGGGGCGGCGCCTCGCTGGAATTCCTGGAAGGCAAGCAGCTGCCGGGCGTGGCAGTGCTGGAGGGCGGCGACTGATGGCCAGGACACCCCTGATCGCGGGCAACTGGAAGATGAACCTGAACCACCTGGAGGCCATCGCCCTGGTGCAGAAGGTCGCTTTCGCGCTGCCCGAGAAGTACTTCTCGAAGGTCGAGGTGGCGGTGATCCCGCCGTTCACCGACATCCGCAGCGTGCAGACCCTGATCGACGGGGACAAGCTGCTGCTCAAGCACGGCGCGCAGGACGTCTCCGAGCACGAGTCCGGCGCCTACACCGGCGAGGTGTCCGGCCCGATGCTGGCGAAGCTGGGCTGCAGCTACGTCGTGGTCGGGCACTCCGAGCGCCGGGAGCAGCACGCCGAGACCGACGAGGTCGTCAACCGCAAGGTGCGCGCGGTGCTCAAGAACGACATGACGCCGATCCTGTGCATCGGCGAGGCCCTGGAGGTCCGCGAGTCCGGCGGGCACGTCGAGCACTGCACCACGCAGTTGATCAACGCGCTGAAGGGGCTCAAGGCCGAGCAGGTCCGCCAGGTCGTGGTGGCCTACGAGCCGGTGTGGGCGATCGGCACCGGCAAGGTCGCCACCGCCGACGACGCGCAGGAGGTCTGCGGCGCGGTCCGCAAGGCGTTGGCGGACAAGTACGGCAACGAGATCGCCGACGAGGTGCGGGTGCTCTACGGCGGCTCGGTGAAGTCCAGCAACATCGGTGAACTGGTCGGCCAGAGCGACGTGGACGGCGCGCTGGTCGGCGGTGCGAGCCTCAACGGCGACGAGTTCGCCAAGCTCAGCGCCATGGCCGCGGGCGGCCCGCTGCCCTGACCGGGGGCCGGCCGGCGGGATCCCGCCGGCCGCACCCGCCGCGCGATATGGAACTTCGAGACCGGCTAAGGCGGACGGCGGTCCACCGCCCGGAGCCCACCCGGTACTCTCAGTGGCGAACCGCTGTGTGAACGAGGGCGTGATGAGTCTTTTCCTGCAGATCATGTTGATCGTGACGAGTGTGCTGCTGGTGCTGCTGGTGCTGCTGCACAAGGCAAAGGGCGGCGGGCTCTCCTCGCTCTTCGGCGGCGGTATGCAGTCCAGCCTGTCCGGTTC from Saccharopolyspora sp. SCSIO 74807 encodes:
- the rapZ gene encoding RNase adapter RapZ yields the protein MSEEQSGIEVAVVSGLSGAGRSTAAKCLEDLGWFVVDNLPPELIATMVELGARSSGAITRVAVVMDVRSRAFTEDLGSVIKDLDARGYKPKVLFLEATDEVLIRRFEQVRRGHPLQGEGRLADGIAAERSLLSRLRSEADLVVDTTGISVHQLRTKIEDAFGSEAETRTRVTVLSFGYKYGLPMDADLVMDCRFLPNPFWIPELREFTGLDEEVRNYVLGQEGAEEFLRSYQDLLRLVGAGYHREGKRYLTLALGCTGGKHRSVSLVEEMARRLADDEGMMVKTVHRDLGRE
- the yvcK gene encoding uridine diphosphate-N-acetylglucosamine-binding protein YvcK, which gives rise to MRAVALGGGHGLQATLGALSRLTADVTAVVTVADDGGSSGRLRRELGMLPPGDLRKALAALAAPDEGGRLWSEVFQHRFGGNGALAGHAVGNLLLAGLLDVLGDPVQVLEHASRLIGARGRVLPMSTEPLDMEAEVVGLDADPAAVRTIRGQVAIASTPGRVRKVRLAATNGDWRTPTACPAAVQAVHDADVVLLGPGSWFTSVLPHVLVPELHDALVHTSARRVVLLNLVPQPGETAGFSPEQHLDVLSQHAPRITVDAVLADAGSVPTPDRLRAAAAGLGAQTLLDKVASPGEPGRHDPEALAASLAAALERRTDRWR
- the gap gene encoding type I glyceraldehyde-3-phosphate dehydrogenase yields the protein MTVRVGINGFGRIGRNFWRAAMASDHDIEVVAANDLGDVATMAHLLKYDSVLGRLEQDVKVTGEGIEVGGKPIKILAEKDPGKLPWGDLGVDVVVESTGFFTNASDARKHVDEGGAKKVIISAPAKNEDLTVVLGVNDDKYDGTQTIISNASCTTNCLAPMVKVLDDAFGIERGLMTTVHAYTADQNLQDGPHKDLRRARAAAVNVVPTSTGAAKAIGLVLPELNGKLDGYAMRVPVPTGSVTDLTANVRADVTAEDVNAAFRAAAGEGKLKGVLRYSEDPIVSSDIVTDPASTVFDAPLTKVIGDQVKIVGWYDNEWGYSNRIADLAKLVGSKLA
- a CDS encoding glycoside hydrolase family 16 protein; amino-acid sequence: MRAPARPRGRNLAAAALAAGLGLTALATAPAGADVPPPGDGWTTTFSDDFTGAAGSSPGPDWKIDTGHGYPGGPENWGTGEIQNYTADPANLSQDGDGNLVITPLKDDAGNWTSSRIETERADFKAAEGGVVRIESRVQMPDVPADKALGYWPAFWALGSPYKTDLYSWPGVGEFDLMENVNAENRVYGVLHCDVSPGGACNETDGRVGSRECPDSTCQSGFHTYSFEWDRSTDDEELRWYVDGQQYHSVKQSEVGDAAWQRMTSHDGYFVLLNVAIGGQFPDKNSGITTPTDATEPGHPMKVDYVAVYNK
- the whiA gene encoding DNA-binding protein WhiA — encoded protein: MAMTAAVKDELSRLPVSKTCCRRSEVSSLLRFAGGLHIVAGRVVVEAELDSGSTARRLRKEIHELFGHHSDVHMITSGGLRKGTRYVVRVVKDGESLARQTGLLDPRGRPVRGLPAHVVSGGACDSESAWRGAFLAHGSLTEPGRSSSMEVTCPGPEAALALVGAARRLGVQAKSREVRGADRVVVRDGDAIGALLTKLGAHSSVLSWEERRMRREVRATANRLANFDDANLRRSARAAVAAAARVQRALDVLGPTAPDHLLVAGRLRLAHRQASLEELGQLADPPMTKDAVAGRIRRLLAMADKRARELGLPDTESAVTQEMLEAEV